The following is a genomic window from Dethiosulfovibrio salsuginis.
GGAGATTTTGCCAAAATTGTGGGGGTTTCCTGGCTTGCCAGTAAGATCGTCCCAAGGCTGTCAAATTTATGATCTTTTGTTTACCTGCGACCCTTAAAGAGGTCGCAGGTTTCTTTTTTTGCGCACAAAACATTACAAAACAAAACAGATGCTGTATTAACGAAAAAATCAGCCTCTTGTCCTCTTTTAGGGTAGTTATGAGTTTGACAATCTTTCTTTAGAGGGGTAAAGTTGAAAAGGCCTGAATGGCCTAACTATTACTAAGGGGGCAAGTTCATGAAGAGGTATCAAATTCTGTTGCTCAGCGTCTTTATGGTCGTGGCGATGGCATCGGCTTCTCTGGCCGACGCTGCTTTCCACATCGGTATCTGCACCGGAACGGTCTCTCAGTCCGAGGACGATCTGAGAGGCGCGGAGTCCATGATCGCCAAGTACGGCGACGTATCAAACGGTGGCATGATCAAGCACATAACATACCCGGATAACTTTATGCAGGAGATGGAGACAACCATATCCCAGATAGCCTCCTTCGCCGACGATCCTCTGATGAAGGTGGTTATAGTGAACCAGGCGATCCCTGGGACCACCGAGGCGTTCCGCCGTATCAGGGAGAAAAGGGACGATATCCTTCTCTTCGCCGGAGAGGCCCATGAGGATCCAGGTGTTATCGAGAGCATAGCGAACCTCGCCGTGAACGCCGATAATATCGCCCGTGGCTATCTGATCGTAGCCGCCGCTCAGAAGCTCGGAGCTACCGACTTTGTCCATATATCCTTCCCTCGCCACATGAGCTACGAGCTTCTTTCCCGCCGTCGTAACATCATGGAGGAAGCCTGTAAGGATTTTGGGATGAACTTCCACTTCGAGACAGCTCCCGATCCTACCAGCGACGTCGGCGTCGCCGGTGCCCAGCAGTTCATACTTGAGAAAGTCCCTGCATGGCTGGATAATTACGGCGATAAGACCGCTTTCTTCTGCACCAACGACGCCCATACCGAGCCCCTCCTCAAGAGGATAGCCGAGGGTGGCGGGTTCTTCATCGAGGCCGACCTTCCCTCTCCACTTATGGGATACCCCGGTGCGTTGGGAGTCGAGCTTGCGGACGTAAAGGGCGATTTCCCGGCGATACTCAAGAGGGTAGAGCAGGCAGTTGCCGACCACGGTGGAGCTGGCCGCATGGGAACCTGGGCTTACTCCTATGGTTACACCAACTCGATCGCTCTTGTCGAATTTGGTCGTCAGTGTGTGGACAACGGGATCGACAACAGCAACTTCCGCCGTAAGTTCAAAAAAGAGGACCTTTTCGCCGCCTATTCCGAGGCGACTCCTGGCGCACAGTGGAGCGGAAGCTACTACACCGACGTCCAGACCGGCGTTGAGAAGAAGAACCACGTGTTGCTCTATCAGGATACCTATATCTTCGGCAAGGGATATCTTGAGATGACCAGCGTAGAGGTACCGGAGAAGTATTTCTCCGTAAAGTAGAGCCTTAGTCGTCTATGGAGGGAGAGATTCGGAGATAGTCTCTCCCCCCATTATTGAGAAAATTCCTTCCGCTAAATCTCCAACTTCCATTTTGTATTTGCTTGGACTTTGTTTATTAAGATTTTTCGGGCGTTATAACGGCCGATAGGCCGGTTTTGCCCGTCCTACGAGGTGAATTATATGGCATCAGGACCGCTTTTAAAGGTAGAGGGGGTCGGGAAGGCCTACTTTAACAACAGGGTACTTAAAAACGTGAACTTTACCCTGGAAAAAGGACAGATACTGGGGCTTGTCGGCGAGAATGGAGCAGGCAAGTCGACCTTGATGAATATACTTTTCGGTATGACAGTGATAAAAGAGACCGGGGGATACGAGGGCGATATCTTCGTCGACGGCGAAAAAGTCGCTTTCAATACCCCTTTTGACGCTCTGAGGGCGGGGATCGGCATGGTTCATCAGGAGTTCTCTCTGATACCGGGCTTCTCGGTGGCTGAGAACATCGTCCTAAACAGGGAACCGACCAAGTATAACTTTTTGGTCGAGGCTTTTGGGGATAGGCTGAAGACCCTTGAGAGGGATACTATGACCGAGCGAGGTAAAAAGGCCATAGATAAGTTGAACGTCGCTCTTGAGCCTGATTCGCTGATATCCGAGCTTCCTGTGGGCTATAAGCAGTTTACAGAGATAGCCAGGGAGATCGACAAGGAGAACACCAGGCTTCTCGTCCTAGACGAGCCCACCGCTGTACTGACCGAATCGGAGGCGGACACCCTTTTGACCTCTATGAGACGTCTTGCCAATATGGGAATATCTATAATCTTCATCTCCCACAGGCTTCAGGAAATTCTCGACGTGTGTGACAAGATAGTCATACTGAGGGATGGAGAGGTGGTCCATGAGACGTCTCCCTCTGGGACGGATATCATGCCTATAGCTTCCCATATGGTCGGAAGGGACGTGGCATCCGCTTTCGCCAGGGAAGACGATCCTGAAAGGCAGATGGGAGCTCCCCTCCTTTCTGTGGAACACCTTTGGGTCGATATGCCTGGAGAAACCGTAAGGGATGTCTCCTTCGACGTGAAAGAGGGGGAGATCTTCGGGATAGGAGGTCTTGCAGGGCAGGGAAAACTCGGTATTCCTAACGGCATCATGGGTATGTTCCCCTCCGGCGGTTCTGTCACCTTCGAGGGAAAATCGGTAGGCCTAAACGAGCCCACTAACGCCCTTTCCGTCGGGATGTCGGCGGTTTACGAGGACAGACGAGGGGTTGGACTTCTGTTGGAGGAGCCTATCTCCTGGAACATAATATTCACCGCTCTCCAGATGCAAGGTCGTTTTTTAAAGCCTTTGCTAGGTGGACTGGTCAAAATAAGGGATGAAGAAGCTATATCCTCCTGTGCCAGGGACTACATAAAATCTCTGGAGATAAAGTGTGTCAGCGAAAGACAGAGGGTTCAGGAGCTATCCGGTGGAAACCAGCAGAAGGTCTGTCTCGCTAAGGCGTTTGAGACTAAGCCTAAGCTTCTTTTCGTCGCAGAGCCCACCAGAGGGATCGACGTCGGGGCGAAGAAGGTGGTTCTCGATACCCTCAAGCTCTACAATAAGAAACACGGCATGACTATAGTTATGGTGTCCTCCGAGCTGGAGGAGCTGCGCTCGGTCTGTGACAGGATCGCTATAGTCGATTCGGGCAGGATCGCGGGGATTCTTACCGCAGAGTCTCCCTCCACCGAGTTCGGTTTACTTATGCTTGGGGCTGTAAAGCAAGAAGAGAAGGTGAGTGTGTAGTGGACAGGGTAAAAAAATTCATAGAGGACGCTGGATGGCCGAGGATAATTATAGCCCTGTTTTTGCTGTCTTTGTTCGTTATAGCACCTTTCGTCGGGGTTCGTCTTGACGCCTCTGTCAGCGACACTCTGGTGCGTCTCGGAATGAACGGAGTTATGGTTTTGGCTATGGTTCCCATGATTCAGGCCGGTTGTGGGTTGAACTTTGGCCTTCCTCTTGGGATTATCGCCGGCCTTTTAGGGGCTGTGACCAGCATAGAGATAGGTATACCCGGGATTCCCGGGATATTCATAGCTATGGCTGTGGCCATACCTATCGCTACGGTTCTCGGTTGGGCCTACGGTCTCCTTCTCAATAAGGTCAAAGGAAGCGAGATGATGATCGCCACTTACGTCGGATTTTCATCGGTGGCCTTCATGTGTATCATGTGGCTGGTCCTCCCCTATAAAAGCTCCAACATGGTCTGGGGATACGCCGGTAAGGGGCTCAGGACTACGGTGTCGGTGGAGGGTTTCTGGCATCAGGCCATCAGTGACTTAGGTTCCTTCCAGATAGGCAAGTTTTTCTACGTTCCAACTGGAATGTTCCTTTTCTTCGCCCTTCTTTGCCTGATGATGTGGGTGTTTATGAGGACCAAGGTGGGAACAGCTATGACCACCGTAGGATCGAACCCAGAGTATGCCAGGGCCTCAGGGGTCAACATAGACAGAATGAGAATTATCTCGGTTATTCTGTCCACCGTTCTTGGGGCGATAGGTATTATCGTCTACCAGCAGAGTTTTGGTTTTATTCAGCTCTATATGGGACCTTTCTATATGGCTTTTCCCGCCGTATCCGCCATACTGATAGGTGGTGCGTCGGTCCATAAGGCGACTATTATCAACGTGGTAGTAGGGACGGTCCTGTTCCAGGGGATATTGACTATGACTCCTTCGGTCATAAACAGCATGATCCAGACCGATATGTCCGAGGTCATAAGGATCATAGTCTCTAACGGAATGATACTCTACGCTTTGACCAGAGTTGTGAAGGTGAAATCATGAACAGAAAAACCGATTTAATGAAGCATTTTTTAGTCCAGAACGCCGTTCCTATAGTCTTTCTGGTCGTCAGTGCCTTTGCTATTCCTATTTCCCAGTTTTCAGGCAGTTACCTGATACAGGAGATGCTGGTCAGGCTGTCCAGAAACTCCTTCCTGGTTCTATCGCTTTTGATACCGATAATGGCGGGAATGGGATTGAACTTCGGTATGGTACTAGGGGCGATGGCCGGCCAAATCGGCCTTATCTTCATCAGCGACTGGAACGTCGTAGGCGTTCATGGAATGCTTCTAGCGGCCATAATATCGACCCCTCTCGCTATGCTCCTTGGGTGGCTGTGCGGAGTTGTCCTCAACAAGGCTAAGGGCAGGGAGATGGTTACGTCTTTCATCCTTGGTTTCTTTATGAACGGGGTATATCAGCTTATCGTCCTGTACGGTTTTGGAAGTGTTGTCCCGATAACCAACCCCAACATGGTTCTCTCCAGAGGATACGGCATAAGGAACGTCACCAACCTTGAGGGTATCAGGAAATGCCTCGATAGCTTGCTTCCGGTGTCCGTTCAGGGAATAGACGTCCCTCTGGCGACCTTTATTCTTATAGGCTTTTTCTGCCTTTTCGTGGTGTGGTTCAGGAGGACGAAGCTTGGCCAGGATATGAGGGCAGTAGGCCAGGACATGAACGTCGCTAGGGCGGCAGGAATCCCCGTCGAGAGGACTAGGCTCATATCGATAGTTATATCGACCGTCCTGGCCTGTTACGGTCAGATAATATTCCTGCAAAACATCGGGACAATGAACACCTACAACAGCCACGAACAGGCTGGTATGTTCGCCATAGCCTCCCTTTTGGTAGGAGGAGCCAGCGTCACTAAAGCCTCTATCTTTAACGTGTTTCTCGGTGTGGTGCTGTTCCACCTGATGTTCGTGGTCTCTCCGATGGCGGGGAAATACCTGATAGGGGAGGCACAGCTGGGAGAGTACTTCCGGGTGTTTGTCTCCTACGGGATAATATCCCTCGCCTTGGTGCTTCACGCGTGGAGACGGCAAAAGGACAGCGATAGGGCACGTCGAGGCCTTCGAGGGGCGGAGGAGTAGGTGGTGATGAGATGAAATCAAGACAGATAGTAGTCAACGTCGCCATAGTTGCCTTGCTGATCGCTTTAGGTATATTCTGCTATAACGAGGGAAGGGCCTTAGATCTCTTTATAGATAACGTCGCCTACGATCACGAGGGAACGGTCTTGGAGCCCTTTGAGGCCGTCGAGGTAACCGTCGACGAGATAAACGAACCTATTTTCCTGGTCGAGGGAGATCGAGGCGTGGTTACCGTGCCAGGTCGCAGACACACGATTTTAGTGGAGGAGCTTGACGAGGAGGATAGGGTCATAAATACCTATAAAGCCTCTTTTTCGATAAAAGAGCTTGAAGGAAGGGTTATAAACATAGTGCCACTGCTCAAAAATAAGCTACCTGGCTGGAGCTACCCGGTAAAAAGATAGGTAAAGGGGGATAATCCCCCTTTACCTATCTTTTTACCGGGTTCTGTAGCCGCCCTTTTCGTAGTAGAATGTCTCTATATACGGTGAAAGGGGGGTTCTCGTTTTGAGAAGAAAGGGTTTTTGTCTTTTTCTGTTTGTCGCTTTTTGCTGTTTTCTTCCCTTCAGGGCCTATAGCCAGGAGAGGTCTTTTTCAGGGAGAGTTGATGTAACCGGTCCGGAAACGAGCCTACTCAGGTGGCTTGTAGAGGAGACTAAGCCTGAGAGTGCTAGGATGATACTCGATGGCCCTATAGGGTCGGATGGAAAGGTCAGACACCTATATTTTGAGGCAGTTGGTCCGACTCTTGAGGGCTTGAGGGTGGAGTCTCTATCCGTGGAGACGGTGTTTGCCGATTTCGGTCCTCTCTCTACCTGGACCGATAGAGGTCCATCTGAGATCAGAGAGGTCGTCATGGGGTATTTTGATTCGACGATGACCGATTCGGACATCAACGGTTTTCTCAGAGGGATGACGATGAAAGGCGATGAAGGCGATTGGGAATCTATTTCCGTTAAATTCATCCCTGGGGGACTATCGGCACTAGGTTATTATAACTTGAGAAACCCAGGACTTAAGCTAAAAGTCGAGCTCGATGGGAAATTGGTTCTCAGGGATAGGTCGGAAATCTGGCTGGATCGGTATGTCTTCAAGGTTAACAACGACGATCAGTCTTCCGTTGTCGAGAGTGCCCTTGAAAAGGTACAGCCTATCGTGGACATGAAGAACTTTATATTTCCAGTACAGCTTCAGACCCTGGATCTTCAGAAAGGTCGAATGAGGTTAGCCACCAGGGTGTTGCCTAAGCCCTTCGACGGGATTTCCCTCGTCTATAGATCGAAATAGGAGGATTAAATGAAGATCATTGGCTTCTGTAACCTCAAAGGCGGGGTGGGTAAGACCACTATGTGTCAAAATTTAGCCTCTGCTCTGGCCTCTCTGGGCAGAAGGATCGCCGTTCTAGATCTTGATCCCCAAAGCAACCTCACCTCCGGTTGGGGGATCACGGTTGAAGAGGGAGAGCCTTACGTATACGACTTTCTTGTGGGAGAGTCGTCCCTCTCCGATCTAGCGATCAAAAGGGAAGGTGTAGACGTTATCCCCAGCAGTCTCGACCTAGCGGTAGCGGAGCTTCAGCTCGAGAGAGAGCCCGGCAGGGACAGCCTTCTTAGATCCTCCTTGGAGAACGTCCCTAAAGACGAGTATGATTATATTTTTTGCGACAGTCCTCCTCAGTTAGGTCTTTTTACCAGAAACGTCCTGGCAGCAGCGGACGAGATAATGGTGCCTTTGGAAAGCGAGTTCTACAGTCTGGCGGGAGTGAGGCTTCTCGACTCTACGGTAAAGCTTTTTCAAAAGAGACTGAACAAAGGTCTTGAGGTGGGCGGAGTCGTTTTAACACGACATAACCCTAAGGTCGTTATAAACAGAGATGTCCAACGGGAGGTCTTTGCCTACTACGGCGATGTCCTGTATCGAAGGTTTGTCCGTCAGAATATCAGCATAGTGGAGGCCAGCGGTGCAGGCATGTCCGTTCTCAGCTACGATAGAAACTGTAACGGAGCGAGGGATTACCGTCTATTGGCGGAGGAGTTTGAGGAAAGGCAGGAGAGTCATGGCGAGAAAAAGACCCAGTCTGCGTAATTACCTTATAGAAGGAGATCAGGTCAGAGATATTCAGCCTGTAATAGAGGCCCCCGCTGCAGAGCTACCTGTCCAATCTTTCGCAGAGGAGATGCTCTCCAGTTTCCCTACTGAGTCTCTTGATTTTTCACTCTGGGGTCTTGTCGTTGCCTCCCATCTGATGGTTCTTAAAGAGGGTAGGATAACCCTATCGGTCCTCAAAGAGGGCTTTCCGTCGATAAAGGACGATGACTTTAACGCCGTTTTGGACAGAGCGCTGTCTTCCCAGCTTATATCCTTAGGCGAAGATGGAATTATCCGCATCAATCCGGTGTCTCGATGGGATATCGCCGGTAGCGATGGAGTTGATATCGAGTGGGTAGACGACCTTGTCTCCATGATGACCGAAAATGACAGGGATATGTGGCTTAGTTTGTTGTCCGATGCGTCTTTAAAGCCCCTCTCTCTGGATGAGGTCAAAGATCTTTTTGAAAAGTCCGATTTGCAGTCGGATCAGTTTTTCATGATGAGGCGACGTGGAGATAGTTTATTGCCGATAACTAGATCAAGCCAGATTAGGTTGCCTCTGGAGTCGGTCATAATGTGGTCTGAGAAGGGCGATTCGATAGTGTTTTTTGGAGAAACCTCTTGACAAAAGGCCCTAAATAACGTAACTTTGCGGGTACGCATTAGGCTGCTGGACAGTGCCGTCACGCAATCCAATATACTTAAGGAGAGCTCGGTATGTCAAAGAACACGAACAGAAAGAACGCCCCTAAGGGCAAAATGGTACGTCGCTTTGGAGTCAACGTTTTTGGAAACACCAAGTACGATAGGCTTCTGGCTAAGAAAAGCGGTGCGGCAGGCAAGGGCGGTAAAAGGCCTGCTAAGGTGTCCATCTACGGTCAGCAGTTGTTGGAGAAGCAGAAGATTCGTTTTGCCTACGGAGTCAGTGAGAAACAGCTTCTCGCCGCCTTCGCTAAGGCAAAGAAACAGCCCGGTGTAACCGGCCACAATATGCTGGTACTACTTGAGTCCAGGCTTGACAACGTGGTGTACCGTCTAGGTCTTTGTTCCACCAGACCTCAGGCCAGACAGTTAGTCTGTCACGGTCATTTCACCGTCAACGATAGGAAACTCGATATCCCCAGTGCTATCGTAAAGCCTGGCGACGTTATCGCCGTAGCAGAAGGTAGCAGGGATGTGAAGATACTCAAGGAGAACGCTGAGATAGCTTCCGCTGTTTCCAAGCCCGCTTGGTTGTCCCTGAACGGGATGGTAGGAAAGGTTGAACGTCTTCCTGAAAGACAGGAGATCCCCACCATCGCTGACGAGCAGATCGTCGTCGAGTTCTACTCAAGGTAATATCTTTCGTTCGTAAGAAAGCCCGTCCGTTGGACGGGCTTTCTCGATATGGTAGAGGAGGGTTTTGCGTGGACAGAGGAGAGGTTCTAGCCCTGGCTCTCAAGGTAAAAAAAGGGGAACTGTCGCCGGAGGATTTTGTAAATAAGGTCAACCTAGAGCCCTTTGAGGACCTAGGGGAGGTGAAGCTCGATCATAATAGAGCTCTTAGGAGGGGCTTCGCGGAAATAGTTTACTGTCCTGGAAAAAGCGACGATCAGCTCCTTTCGATAGCAAAATCCCTGGCCGATAGATCGGGTACCTTTCTTTTCTCCAGAGTAACAGGTAGCCAGGTTGATCTTTTGACCGATCTTCTCCCTGATCTTATATACCATGAGAGGGGCCGTCTGGCGGCGGTCGTGCGATCGCAGGTCGTGTGGCAAAGGGGCAGTGGGGTCACCGTAGTGGCCGCAGGCAGTAGTGACGTGCCTGTGGCGGAGGAGGCGGCCTTAACGGCCTACTACATGGGGTGTGACGTAAAGAGGATATACGATGTAGGTGTCGCAGGTATCCACAGACTGCTTGCCCACGCAGGCGATCTTATGGAGTCCAAGGTAATTGTGGCTGTCGCAGGTATGGAGGGAGCCCTTCCAGGGGTCGTCGCTGGGCTCGTCAGCTGTCCGGTGATAGCTGTTCCCACCAGCGTAGGGTATGGAGCGAAC
Proteins encoded in this region:
- a CDS encoding LmeA family phospholipid-binding protein; protein product: MILDGPIGSDGKVRHLYFEAVGPTLEGLRVESLSVETVFADFGPLSTWTDRGPSEIREVVMGYFDSTMTDSDINGFLRGMTMKGDEGDWESISVKFIPGGLSALGYYNLRNPGLKLKVELDGKLVLRDRSEIWLDRYVFKVNNDDQSSVVESALEKVQPIVDMKNFIFPVQLQTLDLQKGRMRLATRVLPKPFDGISLVYRSK
- a CDS encoding ParA family protein, with protein sequence MKIIGFCNLKGGVGKTTMCQNLASALASLGRRIAVLDLDPQSNLTSGWGITVEEGEPYVYDFLVGESSLSDLAIKREGVDVIPSSLDLAVAELQLEREPGRDSLLRSSLENVPKDEYDYIFCDSPPQLGLFTRNVLAAADEIMVPLESEFYSLAGVRLLDSTVKLFQKRLNKGLEVGGVVLTRHNPKVVINRDVQREVFAYYGDVLYRRFVRQNISIVEASGAGMSVLSYDRNCNGARDYRLLAEEFEERQESHGEKKTQSA
- the larB gene encoding nickel pincer cofactor biosynthesis protein LarB; this translates as MDRGEVLALALKVKKGELSPEDFVNKVNLEPFEDLGEVKLDHNRALRRGFAEIVYCPGKSDDQLLSIAKSLADRSGTFLFSRVTGSQVDLLTDLLPDLIYHERGRLAAVVRSQVVWQRGSGVTVVAAGSSDVPVAEEAALTAYYMGCDVKRIYDVGVAGIHRLLAHAGDLMESKVIVAVAGMEGALPGVVAGLVSCPVIAVPTSVGYGANFGGLSALLTMINSCATGVTVVNIDNGLGAGYTAAMIARQSV
- a CDS encoding DUF3798 domain-containing protein; translation: MVVAMASASLADAAFHIGICTGTVSQSEDDLRGAESMIAKYGDVSNGGMIKHITYPDNFMQEMETTISQIASFADDPLMKVVIVNQAIPGTTEAFRRIREKRDDILLFAGEAHEDPGVIESIANLAVNADNIARGYLIVAAAQKLGATDFVHISFPRHMSYELLSRRRNIMEEACKDFGMNFHFETAPDPTSDVGVAGAQQFILEKVPAWLDNYGDKTAFFCTNDAHTEPLLKRIAEGGGFFIEADLPSPLMGYPGALGVELADVKGDFPAILKRVEQAVADHGGAGRMGTWAYSYGYTNSIALVEFGRQCVDNGIDNSNFRRKFKKEDLFAAYSEATPGAQWSGSYYTDVQTGVEKKNHVLLYQDTYIFGKGYLEMTSVEVPEKYFSVK
- the rpsD gene encoding 30S ribosomal protein S4; the protein is MSKNTNRKNAPKGKMVRRFGVNVFGNTKYDRLLAKKSGAAGKGGKRPAKVSIYGQQLLEKQKIRFAYGVSEKQLLAAFAKAKKQPGVTGHNMLVLLESRLDNVVYRLGLCSTRPQARQLVCHGHFTVNDRKLDIPSAIVKPGDVIAVAEGSRDVKILKENAEIASAVSKPAWLSLNGMVGKVERLPERQEIPTIADEQIVVEFYSR
- a CDS encoding DUF6672 family protein — protein: MKSRQIVVNVAIVALLIALGIFCYNEGRALDLFIDNVAYDHEGTVLEPFEAVEVTVDEINEPIFLVEGDRGVVTVPGRRHTILVEELDEEDRVINTYKASFSIKELEGRVINIVPLLKNKLPGWSYPVKR
- a CDS encoding ABC transporter permease, which produces MNRKTDLMKHFLVQNAVPIVFLVVSAFAIPISQFSGSYLIQEMLVRLSRNSFLVLSLLIPIMAGMGLNFGMVLGAMAGQIGLIFISDWNVVGVHGMLLAAIISTPLAMLLGWLCGVVLNKAKGREMVTSFILGFFMNGVYQLIVLYGFGSVVPITNPNMVLSRGYGIRNVTNLEGIRKCLDSLLPVSVQGIDVPLATFILIGFFCLFVVWFRRTKLGQDMRAVGQDMNVARAAGIPVERTRLISIVISTVLACYGQIIFLQNIGTMNTYNSHEQAGMFAIASLLVGGASVTKASIFNVFLGVVLFHLMFVVSPMAGKYLIGEAQLGEYFRVFVSYGIISLALVLHAWRRQKDSDRARRGLRGAEE
- a CDS encoding ABC transporter permease subunit gives rise to the protein MDRVKKFIEDAGWPRIIIALFLLSLFVIAPFVGVRLDASVSDTLVRLGMNGVMVLAMVPMIQAGCGLNFGLPLGIIAGLLGAVTSIEIGIPGIPGIFIAMAVAIPIATVLGWAYGLLLNKVKGSEMMIATYVGFSSVAFMCIMWLVLPYKSSNMVWGYAGKGLRTTVSVEGFWHQAISDLGSFQIGKFFYVPTGMFLFFALLCLMMWVFMRTKVGTAMTTVGSNPEYARASGVNIDRMRIISVILSTVLGAIGIIVYQQSFGFIQLYMGPFYMAFPAVSAILIGGASVHKATIINVVVGTVLFQGILTMTPSVINSMIQTDMSEVIRIIVSNGMILYALTRVVKVKS
- a CDS encoding sugar ABC transporter ATP-binding protein, whose amino-acid sequence is MASGPLLKVEGVGKAYFNNRVLKNVNFTLEKGQILGLVGENGAGKSTLMNILFGMTVIKETGGYEGDIFVDGEKVAFNTPFDALRAGIGMVHQEFSLIPGFSVAENIVLNREPTKYNFLVEAFGDRLKTLERDTMTERGKKAIDKLNVALEPDSLISELPVGYKQFTEIAREIDKENTRLLVLDEPTAVLTESEADTLLTSMRRLANMGISIIFISHRLQEILDVCDKIVILRDGEVVHETSPSGTDIMPIASHMVGRDVASAFAREDDPERQMGAPLLSVEHLWVDMPGETVRDVSFDVKEGEIFGIGGLAGQGKLGIPNGIMGMFPSGGSVTFEGKSVGLNEPTNALSVGMSAVYEDRRGVGLLLEEPISWNIIFTALQMQGRFLKPLLGGLVKIRDEEAISSCARDYIKSLEIKCVSERQRVQELSGGNQQKVCLAKAFETKPKLLFVAEPTRGIDVGAKKVVLDTLKLYNKKHGMTIVMVSSELEELRSVCDRIAIVDSGRIAGILTAESPSTEFGLLMLGAVKQEEKVSV